A single window of Eucalyptus grandis isolate ANBG69807.140 chromosome 1, ASM1654582v1, whole genome shotgun sequence DNA harbors:
- the LOC104454631 gene encoding receptor-like protein 6, with protein sequence MSLGLGSCNLNSFPEFLQDQDNLQELDLSYNNIYGQVPEWFMNVNTENLLYLNLSGNFLTSFAQDPIIFKWKRLGKADLSFNQLQGSVPIPQPVIESYFISNNRLSRGISPLICNLSSIRMIDLSNNNLTGVIPQCLSNLSGTLEVMSLHSNNFIGKIPNLNANFCMLVQIDVSYNKLQGPLPRSLHKCNNLEFLNFGNNQITDVFPSWLGSLLSLKVLILRCNGFHGLIEEQADGIEFPMLQIIDLSPNIFSGSLPSRYFKRWIAMKVSETNPSSYIGHPIALYPGSTFDYSMSGSDPESIGSLKQLKLLNLSNNMLSGPLPPFLANLTNLEELDLCQNQLSGEIPLELTQLTSLEVFNVSYNRLTGPIPQSSQFATFENNSYKGNSGLCGNPLSRKCGDLKASPPSSPASEEDQDSGSAVELDWKIVCMGYASGLVIGVALGNCLITRRRAQRLAKNFGRRKRRQRR encoded by the exons ATGTCTCTAGGTTTAGGTTCATGCAACTTAAATAGTTTCCCTGAGTTTCTACAAGATCAAGACAACTTGCAAGAGCTGGATCTATCCTACAATAACATTTATGGTCAAGTTCCCGAATGGTTTATGAATGTGAACACAGAAAACCTACTATATTTGAACCTTTCTGGAAACTTTCTAACAAGTTTTGCTCAAGATCCCATTATTTTCAAGTGGAAAAGACTTGGTAAAGCAGATCTCAGCTTCAACCAGTTGCAAGGATCAGTACCAATTCCCCAACCTGTAATTGAGAGCTACTTCATCTCAAATAACAGACTCTCTAGAGGAATATCGCCACTCATATGCAATCTAAGCTCTATTCGGATGATTGATTTGTCTAATAATAATCTGACTGGGGTTATTCCACAATGTTTGAGTAATTTGAGTGGTACTTTGGAAGTAATGAGTTTACACAGTAACAACTTTATCGGGAAAATTCCTAACTTGAATGCGAACTTCTGCATGCTTGTTCAAATCGATGTGAGTTACAATAAATTGCAAGGGCCATTACCAAGATCACTCCACAAATGTAACAATTTGGAATTCCTGAATTTCGGAAACAATCAGATTACGGATGTTTTCCCATCATGGTTGGGCTCACTACTAAGCTTGAAGGTACTTATATTGCGATGCAATGGATTTCATGGACTTATTGAGGAACAGGCTGACGGGATTGAGTTTCCTATGCTACAAATCATCGACCTCTCCCCAAATATTTTTTCTGGTAGCTTGCCATCTAGATACTTCAAGCGTTGGATTGCCATGAAAGTTTCTGAGACAAATCCATCGAGCTACATTGGGCATCCCATCGCGTTATATCCAGGTTCAACTTTTGACTACTCTATGAGT GGGAGCGATCCCGAGTCCATTGGAAGCCTAAAGCAACTAAAATTGCTCAACCTTTCCAACAACATGCTCTCCGGTCCTCTGCCTCCATTCTTGGCAAACCTAACGAATTTGGAAGAACTGGACCTTTGTCAAAACCAACTCTCAGGAGAGATCCCCTTGGAGTTGACTCAACTCACTTCGCTTGAGGTCTTCAACGTCTCTTATAACCGTCTGACCGGGCCGATACCACAGTCATCGCAGTTTGCTACATTCGAAAACAACTCCTACAAGGGAAACTCGGGGCTATGTGGCAATCCTCTGTCTAGAAAATGCGGAGATCTCAAAGCGTCACCACCATCATCTCCAGCATCAGAAGAAGATCAAGACTCAGGAAGTGCAGTGGAATTAGACTGGAAGATTGTGTGCATGGGCTATGCAAGTGGGCTAGTGATTGGAGTGGCCCTGGGGAACTGCTTGATCACAAGAAGAAGGGCACAGAGACTTGCGAAGAACTTTGGCAGAAGAAAGCGAAGGCAAAGAAGGTAG
- the LOC104434599 gene encoding F-box protein SNE, with protein sequence MVHHHHHCKEKRPKFCINDHVDVLAEILKRLDGRSLCVAACVCRLWSALARNDSVWEHLCFRHLSPPPPSSVRPVVSALGGYRRLYMVCIRPVLSRLGRSRRAELPWRVRSREELQLSLSLFCVDYYERLGNGSGGGGSRFGDGSASASSSLMFLCKPVNV encoded by the coding sequence ATGgtgcaccaccaccaccattgcAAGGAGAAGAGACCCAAGTTCTGCATCAACGACCACGTCGACGTCCTGGCCGAGATCCTGAAGCGCCTCGACGGCCGCTCCCTCTGCGTCGCCGCCTGCGTCTGCCGCCTCTGGTCCGCCCTCGCCCGCAACGACTCCGTCTGGGAGCACCTCTGCTTCCGCcacctctcccctccccctccctcctccgtCCGCCCGGTCGTCTCCGCCCTCGGCGGCTACCGCCGCCTCTACATGGTCTGCATCCGCCCGGTCCTCAGCCGCCTCGGGCGGTCCCGCCGCGCCGAGCTCCCGTGGCGGGTCCGGTCCCGGGAGGAGCTGCAGCTGTCGCTCTCGCTGTTTTGCGTGGATTATTACGAAAGGCTCGGGAacgggagcggcggcggcggtagcaGGTTCGGCGACGGGTCCGCGAGCGCGTCCTCCTCGCTGATGTTCCTCTGCAAGCCCGTGAACGTCTGA